CGCCACATACAAACCATCAACAGCGGCAGCAAAATCAGGGTATGTCAGCCCAAATTCTTGAAAAACCGACTTGGCCCAACTGTCTTCTTTTCGTGTTAAGGGGGGGGCAGGTTGCTTTAACTTTGTTTCAGGCATCGGAGGCTTCACCTTGGTCTTTTTGAGGAGGTGATAATATTTGGATTTTCTGTAATGATATTTTCCAGTTAAGGCCCATGAGCAGACCTTCAAAAATCTTTGGGTATTGCAACGATTTGCCGGCCATTGGGAAATGGCCAGTTGGTAACTGGGAATGAATATTTTAGTTCATGAAACGGAGGTTTTACTTTGCTCACGTGTTCAAGTTCCAATTACGTATCCGGCGGTTTGTCCGTTGATGAGGACAACATCTGCAAGGGAGTAATACGAAATCACCCCTCGAATTCACCGCTTCCATGCGCCTCCTATGGTCACGGAGGATAGTTACGCCTCACATAAAAGTCGGCGCAGAAAAGCTACTGCAGCAGTTATGGCCGACCTTCGTGAAATATGCGTTGTAATAAATGTTTTGGTTTTCGCTTATTATTGATCGATTTTCAACGAACCCAAGTTCAGCTGTCGAGACAGTCGCGTTTAGGTTTTGTGTTTTCCAGAATACCCGCTTGGTTTGGACATCGACCATTTCTGTAATGAACCTTCTTCTGGCTTATAAATCTCAATGAGCAAGGGGTAGCAAGGCGTATTGTCATCAGAATGGCCGCTTCCACAATCACCACCGGGGCATGCGGAAATAGCACCAAGCAAATCAATTTCAGCAAAAAATTCGATAAAATCACCGGGCCGAACCGGGCTGGCTTTCATAAAGTATTGATGCGTATCAGGTGTGAAGCCTGTGCACATGAAAACGTTCATCACATCATGGACATGAGGCTCGGCGCCATCAAAAGATAGGCCTTTGGCAGCAGAAAGCGCGCGGGTCAAATTTGAATGGCAGCAATGGTTGTAGTCAACGTTCTTTAACATGTGATTGGTGTACGGATCACAGCGTGTACCAATCACATCATGAACTCCGGCACCATCTTCATCCCAGCCATACCAATCCAGTGTGTCCTGAGTAATCGTCGCCATTGGACGCAAATAAGGCATATTGCTCCAGAGA
The window above is part of the Pseudovibrio sp. Tun.PSC04-5.I4 genome. Proteins encoded here:
- a CDS encoding DUF1989 domain-containing protein, encoding MTKLASRSVSTGIPAPSDERRSKNPIVCYEVDHLPDYDGDLYQQAKQTMQKVSEVLVSPRDGGYFEVPAGSFFRIVSVEGPQVGDLNLWNANDLNERFFSGKTRQLHASHLTTGDRLWSNMPYLRPMATITQDTLDWYGWDEDGAGVHDVIGTRCDPYTNHMLKNVDYNHCCHSNLTRALSAAKGLSFDGAEPHVHDVMNVFMCTGFTPDTHQYFMKASPVRPGDFIEFFAEIDLLGAISACPGGDCGSGHSDDNTPCYPLLIEIYKPEEGSLQKWSMSKPSGYSGKHKT